One window from the genome of Gadus morhua chromosome 16, gadMor3.0, whole genome shotgun sequence encodes:
- the dnajc30b gene encoding dnaJ (Hsp40) homolog, subfamily C, member 30b — MAEVSQRLSTGAHGLSALLRTRGRPVLPVRAAARSPGWDPAGAGSPGGPGRGAPRGGPVGATESTEGLCEDKPGSNIKTTAHRRSKTRKRYVIKNATENRARWSWIPPGPGVYPFVELIQDWHVHKTALHGSPGVQSGVRVGLLPGRMTCWSSKADVVAVAVLHETFTSAQLLREFSTLSTGLSAGHRLGPPPRPLPLLERRAPARGYSGRPTKDTGPLYRSRTAYYDLLKVSPHATQSQIKTAYYRQSFLLHPDKNQGDEEAGRRFSEVSEAYGVLGNLALRRKYDSGVLGAADLNGAARPSSREAPSRRPGPQPPQPPHHHHHHHHQQQQFSRVGGRPMFDFDAFYRAHYGEQLEREQRARARREWLEEQRRRSREKWRRSKVMELTVGFLLAVGGLILVNAR, encoded by the coding sequence ATGGCAGAGGTCAGTCAGAGACTGAGCACCGGCGCCCACGGGCTGTCCGCGCTGCTGCGGACCCGGGGTCGACCCGTCCTCCCGGTCCGAGCAGCGGCTCGGTCCCCCGGCTGGGATCCCGCCGGAGCTGGAAGTCCCGGAGGTCCTGGACGAGGTGCCCCCCGTGGAGGTCCGGTAGGAGCCACGGAGTCCACTGAAGGTCTGTGCGAAGATAAGCCGGgttcaaatatcaaaacaacCGCACACAGGCGCTCAAAGACTCGAAAACGTTACGTAATTAAAAATGCTACTGAAAACCGGGCAAGGTGGAGTTGGATACCGCCGGGTCCCGGTGTATACCCGTTTGTCGAACTGATCCAAGACTGGCACGTGCACAAAACAGCGTTACACGGTTCTCCAGGTGTTCAGTCGGGGGTCCGGGTGGGTTTGCTGCCTGGTAGGATGACCTGCTGGAGCAGTAAAGCAGATGTCGTGGCCGTTGCTGTCCTTCACGAAACTTTTACCTCAGCCCAGCTCCTCAGAGAGTTCAGCACGCTCAGCACAGGCCTCTCAGCAGGCCACCGTCTCGGACCtccaccccgccccctccccctcctggagCGCCGGGCCCCCGCAAGAGGCTACAGCGGCCGCCCAACGAAGGACACGGGGCCCCTTTACCGGAGCAGGACGGCCTACTACGACCTCCTCAAGGTGTCGCCGCACGCCACCCAGTCCCAGATCAAGACGGCCTACTACCGgcagtccttcctcctccaccccgaCAAGAACCAGGGCGACGAGGAGGCGGGCCGGCGCTTCTCGGAGGTCAGCGAGGCGTACGGCGTGCTGGGGAACCTCGCCCTGCGCCGGAAGTACGACAGCGGCGTCCTGGGCGCGGCCGACCTCAACGGCGCCGCGAGGCCCTCGTCCAGGGAGGCCCCCAGCCGGCGGCCggggccccagcccccccagcccccccaccaccaccaccaccaccaccaccagcagcagcagttctCGCGGGTCGGGGGCCGGCCCATGTTTGACTTCGACGCGTTCTACCGGGCGCACTACGGCGAGCAGCTGGAGCGCGAGCAGCGGGCGCGGGCGAGGAGGGAGTGGCTGGAGGAGCAGCGGAGGCGGAGCCGGGAGAAGTGGAGGCGGAGTAAGGTGATGGAGCTCACGGTGGGGTTCCTGCTGGCCGTCGGGGGGCTGATCCTGGTCAACGCCCGCTGA
- the bud23 gene encoding 18S rRNA (guanine-N(7))-methyltransferase, translated as MASGRRPEHMAPPEMFYNQEEAKKYSQNSRMMEIQSQMSERAVELLNLPEGQPCFLLDVGCGSGLSGDFLSEEGHVWVGVDISTAMLDVALDREVEGDLVLGDMGQGMPFKAGTFDGCISISALQWLCNADKKSHSPPRRLHVFFSSLYSSLSRGGRAVFQLYPENSEQLELITSQAMRAGFSGGMVVDYPNSSKAKKFFLCLFAGASGVLPKGLGGEASDRNVPDQVQFSGQRTRFKNLKGRSLKKGKDWILDKKERRRRQGREVRADTKYTARQRRPRF; from the exons ATGGCCAGCGGTCGCAGGCCGGAGCACATGGCTCCTCCAGAGATG TTCTACAACCAAGAAGAGGCCAAGAAGTACTCCCAGAA CTCCAGAATGATGGAGATCCAGAGCCAGATGTCCGAGCGAGCTGTAGAGCTGTTAAACCTTCCAGAAGGACAGCCCTGCTTTCTGCTGGACGTCGG gtgCGGCTCGGGGCTGAGTGGAGACTTCCTGTCAGAAGAGGGGCACGTGTGGGTCGGAGTGGACATCAGCACCGCCATGCTGG ACGTGGCCCTGGaccgggaggtggagggggaccTGGTCCTGGGGGACATGGGGCAGGGCATGCCCTTCAAAGCCGGCACCTTCGACGGCTGCATCAG TATTTCAGCTCTACAGTGGCTCTGCAATGCAGACAAAAAGTCCCACAGTCCGCCCCGGAGGCTCCACGTGTTCTTCAGctccctctactcctctctg TCGAGGGGGGGGCGAGCAGTCTTCCAGCTCTACCCAgagaactctgaacag CTGGAGCTTATCACGTCGCAGGCCATGAGGGCGGGCTTCAGCGGCGGCATGGTGGTGGACTACCCCAACAGCAGCAAGGCCAAGAA GTTCTTCCTGTGTCTCTTCGCTGGAGCTTCGGGAGTCCTTCCCAAG GGACTGGGAGGAGAAGCATCCGACAGGAATGTTCCGGACCAGGTCCAGTTTTCAGGACAGAG AACGCGCTTCAAGAACCTGAAGGGGCGGTCTCTGAAGAAAGGCAAGGACTGGATCCTGGACAAGAAGGAGCGACGGAGGAGACAGGGCCG AGAGGTCAGGGCCGATACCAAGTACACCGCGCGGCAGAGGAGACCTCGCTTCTAG